The Rhizobium oryzihabitans genomic sequence CACGGCATTGATCTCGACGTGGCTTCCGGCGAAATCGTTACTGTCGTTGGCGCAAATGGCGCCGGCAAGACGACGCTTTTGAAGTGCCTCTCCGGCATCCAGCCGGTTTCGGCAGGCTCCATCATGTTCCGGGGTGAGGCATTGACGACTGTTCCGGCGCATACCCGTGTGAAACGCGGTCTCGCCCAATCACCGGAAGGTCGCCAGATTTTCACCAATCTCACGGTGGAGGAGAATCTTCGGCTCGGCGCCTATCTCTTCGCCGACGACAAGGTGGAGCGCGATATGCAGGATGCCTTCGTGATGTTTCCGATCCTCAAGGAGAAGCGGAACCTTGCGGCGGGCGGCCTTTCCGGTGGCCAGCAGCAGATGCTGGCGATCGCCCGGGCGCTGATGGCACGCCCCTCCTGTCTGCTTCTGGATGAACCGAGCATGGGCCTCGCCCCATCCTCGTTGCGCAGATATTCGATGTGGTGAAGAGCATGAAGGCGCGCGGTGTCACCGTGCTTCTTGTCGAGCAGAACGCCTTCGGCGCGCTGTCCGTCGCCGATCGCGGCTATGTCATGGAAACGGGGCGCATAACCATGTCCGGCCCTGCCGCAGACCTGATTGCGGACGAACGCATCCGCGCCGCTTACCTGGGAATATGAGACAATGACCGTTACCATCGCCCGCGAAGACACCATCGCCGTCGTCACAGTGGACAATCCGCCCGTCAATGCGCTGTCGCAGGCGCTCCGCCAGGCGCTCGTCGACACGGTGGCGGAACTGGACGCGGATGCGGGGGTGAAGGCCGTGGTACTGCTCTGCGCCGGACGCACCTTCATCGCCGGCGCTGACGTCAGCGAGTTCGACAAGCCGCCGCTTCCGCCGCATCTGCCGGACGTGGTTGCGAGTATCGAAAACGCAAAAAAGCCATGGGTCGCGGCGATTCACGGCAGCGCGCTTGGCGGCGGTCTCGAGGTGACGCTTGGCTGCGCCTATCGGGTAGCGCTTTCCACCGCCAGCCTCGGTCTGCCGGAAGTCAAGCTCGGCATCATTCCGGGTGCCGGCGGTACGGTGCGCCTGCCGCGGCTGATCGGTGCCGCTGCCGCCGTCGATCTGGTGACGAGTGGCAGCCCGGTCGGGGTGAAGAGGGCAAGAGACCTTGGTCTCATCGATGCCGTGATCGACAGCGACCTGCGCGCAGGTGCGATTGCCTTCGCGAAAAGTGTCGCTGAAGAACCCCTCCCGCAGCCGATCTCCAGCCGTGCCGTGCCGGCCGTCGAAACCGGCTTTTGGGAAAGCGCTGAAAAAGCCGTGGCCGCCAAAGCCAGACGCGAGGTTGCACCACTGCGCGCACTCGCTTCCATCCGCAAGGCGAGCGAGGCCGAATTCGCCGACGCCATGGCCTTCGAGCGGGAGACCTTCCTGGAGCTGCGTGGTTCTTCCCAGGCAACCGCACTGCGCCATGTCTTCTTCGCCGAGCGCGCGGCGCCACGTCCGCCGGAGCTATCCGGCATTACGCCGCGTGATATTCGCTCCGCAGCCGTCATCGGCGGTGGCACGATGGGGGCCGGCATTGCCGCGGCGCTGCTAGACGCCGGCCTGCCGGTCACCCTCATCGAGCGAGACACAGCGGCGGTCGAGCGCGGGCTTGCGAATATCCGTTCCATCTTCGAAGGATCGGTGAAACGCGGCCGTATCACGAAGGACGTTGCAGACCAGCGCACGGCTAGCGTCATCGGCAGCGATGATTATGGCCTGCTTGCCGATACCGATCTCGTTATCGAAGCCGTATTCGAGGACCTCGCCGTGAAGCGCGCTGTCTTTGAAAAACTCTCCGACATCTGCCGGCCGGATGCGGTGCTGGCGACAAACACCTCCTATCTCGATCCCGACGCGATCAGCGAAGGCGTAAGGCAGCCCGAACGGTTCCTCGGCCTGCATTTCTTCAGCCCCGCTCACGTCATGAAGCTGCTGGAAATCGTGCCGACCGCGACGACGTCGCCGGAGGTACTGGCAACCGGCTTCGCGCTCGCCCGGCTGCTGGGCAAGATCCCGGTTCGCGCCGGTATTTGCGATGGCTTCATCGGCAACCGCATTCTGAAGGTGACGCGGGCGCAGGCCGAACGGTTGCTGCTTTCCGGCGCAACGCCTTCGGCTGTGGATGCCGCCATGCGCGCTTTCGGCCTGCCGATGGGGCCTTTCGAAGCGCAGGATCTCGGCGGTCTCGATATCGCCGCCTTTCAGCGCAAGGCTGCCCGCGCGCGGGGCGAAACACCTTTTGCACCTGTGGCGGACCGGCTTTGCGCCATTGAGCGTTTCGGCCAGAAATCCGGCGGTGGCTGGTACGATTACCTGCCGGTCGACCGTGCGCCAAAGCCGTCCGAAACCGTGGCGGCGATCATCGCCGAGGAGATGGGCGGTCGAACGCAGCGGGTTTGGGACGAAGCATCGATCGCCGACGCGATCATTCTGCCGATGGTCAACGAAGCGATGCGCATTCTGGAGGAGCACATCGCCCTGCGCTCCGCCGATATCGATCTCGTCAAGATCCATGGCTACGGCTTCCCGCGATGGCGCGGCGGGCCGATGCATTATGCCGGGGAGCGCGGTCTTGGCGAGGTCGTGGCTGTACTCGACCGCCTGTCAGCCGAGGGCCTTGCCGAGCCTCCATGCGATGGCCTGCGCCGAGCTGCCACGCAGCCAGCGCTATAGAGCTTCGACACCTGCCGCTGCCCTCGATGACGGCTGGCCGCGATGTGCCATGGCATTATCGGCGCGCTGCGCCTATGGCTGCTCGGTGCTGGCGCGGACCAAACCATCTCGCAGTGATTGAACCTTCTCGTTCAGATCGATCATCTGGGGTATGGTGAATCCGGAGCGGCGCAGCAGCGCATCGGTGAGGCAGCCGGTCTTGGGCTGGAGTTCAGTCCCCTTAGGGGTGAGAAACACTTCGACCAGACGCTCGTCCGTCGTGCTGCGCCGCCGCGACAGAAAACCGGCAGCTTCCAGCCGTTTGACAGCAGGCGTAATCGTGCTCGGCTCAAGTCCGAGCCGGTCGGCAATGGCGGATATGCTCAGGCCGTCGCGCTCCCATAAGGCGCTCAGCGCCAGATACTGCGTATAGGTGACGCCAAGCGCGTCAAGCATGGGCTTGTAGGCCCGGTTAATCGCAATGGCAGCGGAATAGATCGAGAAGCACAATTGGCTGTCGAGCGGCAGGGTCGGGGCATCGGTCATGTCGGATCTCCAAAATTTTCTGCGAATGTTTTCATGACATTATCACAGAAACCATTATTGCGATAATAAAAAAGTAGACAGATAAAACGTGATGGCGTACAAGATGATTATCGCAATAATGGTTATCGCGAAACAGAAAAAGGAGTTACGCACATGCTCAAGAATATCCTGCTTGCCGCCGCCGCCTCCATCGCAGTGGCCGCCACCGGCACCTCCATCGCATCGGCGCAGAATGATGCTGCCGTCAAGAACATCGTCCTGGTCCACGGCGGCTTCGTCGACGGTTCCGGCTGGAAGGGCGTTTATGATATCCTGAAGAAGGATGGCTACACGGTCAGCATCGTCCAGAACCCGACCACCTCCCTTGCGGATGACGTTGCCGTTACCAAGCGCGCCATCGACCAGCTGGATGGTCCGGTCGTGCTCGTCGGCCACTCCTATGGCGGTGTTGTCGTCAGTGAGGCCGGCACCAACGAGAAGGTCAAGTCGGTCGTCTACATCGCCGCTTTTGCACCCGACAAGGGCGAATCTGTTTCCTCGCTGATCGCCAATCCGCCGGAAGGCGCTTCGGTGCCGCCGATCCTGCCCCCGGTTGACGGCTTCCTGTTCCTCGACAAGGCAAAGTTCGCAGCGTCCTTCGCCGCCGACGTCGATCCCGAAACTGCCGCCTTCATGGCCGACTCCCAGGTTCCATGGGGTGTTGAAGCCTTGGCTGGCGCCGTGACCGAACCGGCCTGGAAGGTGAAACCGAGCTTCTATCTGGTCGCCTCCGATGATCACATGATCCCGCCGCCCGCCCAGCGCCTGATGGCCAAGCGCGCCGGAGCGACCGTCACCGAGGTTCCCGGCAGCCACGCGGTCTATGTCTCGAACCCGCAAGCCGTCGCTGATGTCATCGAAAAGGCGGCAAAAGCCAAAAAATGAGATGCTTGAAAGCCGAATCGAGAACTATAACCGGGGAGACGATCCCCGGTTATATAACTGTGGAGTTTTCAGTGGCCGGGATAGATCTTAAACTTCCGAGCCCGAAAAATAGGTTGGCCGCCAGAATTCTGCCCGTCTGTCCGGCCTCCATGCCTTCAGAATGTTGCATCCTGCGGGTGTACAAGATCGACATGTACCTTGCGGCGGTATCGCATCGGGCTGATGCCGTGGATTTGTCGGAAGAGCCTGTAGAAATGACTAAGGTCATCGATGCCGCAGTCGAGCGCGATCTCCGAAATCGGTGTGTTTGACGTCGCCAGATGCCGGGCGGCGTGGTCCATTCTCACGGTATTGACATAGGCAGAGGGCGTTTGACCCAGAAGCCGGCGGAACGTGCGCGAAACATGTTCATGGCTACGGCCGGAAAACTTGACGAGCGCCGGCACGCCACTCCGTAATGCTTGCGGATCTGCCATCGCATCGCAGGCCCGCATCATCCAGTCCGGTGCCTCTGCAGGCGCTGCATCCACCGCATCGATGAGCAGATCAGTCATCAACGCGAGCAGGAAAGATTCGATACGTGCGAGCGATCTGTTCCCGCGGTCAAGGATCTGTTCCAAAGCGGACAATTCTCTGAGCTTCGTAGCATTCAGCCGGAATGCGGCCGGCATCCGGCCATTTGTCCAGAAGTAACGTCCTGCCAACTCGCCTACGTAGCGGTCAAGAAGATGCGCTGCGGTCTCCAGGCTAAATGCAACGTTGACCATCCGACAGGGTGCTTCCTCGGTGTTTTGAAACGCGTGACGGTCCGACGGGCGAATGAACATCAGCCCACCGGATTCGACTCGCTCGACCGCACCATTGATGAAATGCGAGCAACTGCCGGTGACAATCCAGAAACACTCGAAAAAATCATGATCGTGAAGCGCAGGAGGGGGTGTCCGTTCGATCCAAGGTCGATTGACATGGAATGCTTCATTTGGCCCGATCTTTGCGGCAAGACTGATTGTGAAACGCTTACTCACATCAAATAATCCCGTAAAATTATCAAGCTGGCCCAAGAAATCTGGGAGTATCTGAATAACATTGTCAATGATTGTCAAGTCGTGGTTGTTGGATCAGTCGTCTGGGAGAGGCGGCTCCAACGGGGAAGCGGTTTGGACAATGACTAGGGAGGAGAACGCAGATGTTGCAGAAAGTTTTGTGGGCGAGTTGTGTCCTGGCATTGAGTGTCGTTGGCACTCCGGCCTTTGCCGCAACCGTCAGAATTGCAGAACACCGGCAGGCCAGGATCGAAGCCCTGAAAGCTGTTATCCCGGACATCGAAAAGCAGACCGGTGTCGACATTGAACTTGTGGAATATCCAGGCCCTGATCGCGAGTATGTTTCAAAATTGCTGACAGAGATTGCCGCCGGGGCTGGCCCCGACGTGTTTTCTCTGCCGAGCATCAGTCAGGTCGTCGATTTCGCGACCGCCGGCTATCTGCAGGACGTGACCGAAGAGGTGAAGGCATCGGACGCCTATAGCAACTTCTACGATATCACCAAAAAGGCCGCCACATTCGATGACGGCAAAATCTATGTGATGCCGACCATGCTGTCGGTGCAGCAGCTGTTTTTTCGCCGCGACATTCTGGAAAAGGCGGGCATCTCAACGGAACAGCCCAAGGACTGGAACGACCTGCTGCAGCGTTCGATTGACGCAAAGGCAAAAACCGGCAGTTACGCTCTGATGCTGCCGATGGGCGTGACCTGGGGCTCGGGGTCTTTCGTTGAGAGTTTCAGATTTTTAATTGCCGGCAGCTCCACACCGCAGATTGCGTCCGCCGGTGGGAAGCTCGATCTGACCAGCAAGGGGGTCGGTGAGGTGTTTGGCTTCTATGAGCAGATGGTGGCTAACAAGCTCCTGCCGGTCGATCCGCTGCTTGGCCCAGAGCCCTGGGTGATCCCGAAATACGAGATGTTTCCTGCGGGCAAGTTGTTGATCACGAGTTGTGGATCCTGGTGCTACATTTTCGATTGGGGTCCAAAAAGCAAGAACCCTATTCCTGATGTCACCAAGACAGTGGGTACATGGTCGGTTCCCGGTAAGGACGGTGGCCAATACGTGATGGTGGATCTCAGCCATCCCTGGGCGGTGAATACTTCGGCTTCAGATCCGGATGCTGCCAAGAACGTCCTCAAAGCCATGGGTTCGGTCAAGCTCATGGTTAGTTATGCCGCAAACGAAGGCAATCTGCCCTCGCGCAAGGATGCGGTGGACGATACGGAATTTCAGAAACTCACAGCACTCGTCCCACTCATGAAGGACCTGGATCGCGGTGCCTATCTGAAAAGCGCACCGGGCTTCTCGACGGTTATGGAAGGTGTCGGTCGAGCCACGGAGGCGTTGCTGCTCGAAAAGGCCGACGCAGCCGGCGCCCAAAAAATCCTCGTCGATTACGTCAAGGCGACGCTCGGCGACGATGTGGTCAAGTAAGCCGACCGACCATCTCGAGACCGGGGCACGGCAAGCGCCCCGGTCGCCACCGAACGAAACGGTCCGCTCTGCGACGGTCGATCAACGGCTGGCCTGGCCACATCTTTCATGAAAGACGAGTGAAACATGTCAGAGAGCTTCAGACACAGGGAGGTATGGCGCAACCGATTGCTCATCCTGCCTTCCGTATTGCTGTTGACAGCCTTTGTGATCTATCCCGCCTTCGTTGCAATTCAAACGAGCCTGACCAACGCGGCCCTGACGGGACCTGCCGCAATGAGCCCCCGTTTTATCGGTCTGGCGAACTACTCCAGGCTTCTTTCCGACGGCAACTTCTGGCGCTCGCTGGCCATCACCTTCTGGTTCGTATTGTTCTCAGCCGTGATCGGCCAGCTTCTGCTCGGTCTCCTCTCCGCCATCTTGTTGCGGCGGCGTTTTGCACTGAGACCCCTGATCAACGCCATCATCCTGATGCCCAATGCGGTGCCGGAAGTCGTCGCGGCCTTGATGTGGGCATCGATGCTCGCGGCCGGGGAATATGGCACGCTCAACAACATCGTCGCTTGGTTCGGTATCGATCCGCAGCGCTGGCTGACGACCTTTCCGTTGACGATGATCGTCATCATCAACATCTGGCGCGGCATAGGCTTTGCAATGATCCTGATGACGTCGGGCCTGAGCGCGATCTCGGACGAACTCTATGAAGCGGCCTGGATGGACGGCGCCAGTGCCAGCCAGATATTCCGCCGCATCACACTGCCTCTGCTTGTTCCAACCATTTTCCTCTATCTTCTCGTTTCGACGGTCTCCACCATAGGAATATTCGGCCTTGTTTTCGCGCTGACCCGAGGTGGGCCGGCCGGGGCAACAGAGATCATCGGCATCTACATCTACAATCAGTCATTTAACGCCTATCAACTCGGATATGGTTCGGCGGTCGCCGTTGTGGTGCTGGCCTTCTCGCTGGTGATCGGGATGATCTATGTCCGCGCGCTGAAGGTGGAAGTCTGATGGCTGAACGCACCGAGACCGCGAAGGCAGCCGCGAGCCGTTATGGGCTCCTCCTCGTCATTAGCCTCTATTGTATAATGCCCTTCCTCTGGCTTCTTGCAGCCGCCTTCGACGCGGATGCGACGCTGTTCCTGAAAATGCCTGCGCAGTTCAGCCTGACCAACGTCTTCCGGGTTTTCCTGGAGCAGGACGGGCTGCGATGGCTGATGAACTCCCTCATCGTCTGTGGCCTGTCGACCGTGCTCGTTCTCTTCCTCGCGGGGTTCGGGGGCTATGCTCTGTCGAGGACGCAAGCCTGGTGGAAACGGCCGTTTCTCTATTCGATCATACTCATCCGGGTCCTCCCGACGACCGCGCTCATCGTTCCGCTCTACAAGGTCATGTTGAGCGGCAATCAGTTTATCGCGAGTGTTGTCCGCCCGGTTGTCGATCCTGAATATTTCCGGGCGACGATGCGTATCGTTGGTTTCATCGACGGCTATTTTGGGCTGATAGTGCTGATGGCGACGATGCATTTGCCGCTGGCGCTCTGGATCATGAAGACCTTTTTCGACACGGTTCCGCGGGAATATGAAGAGGCGGCGATCATGGATGGCGCAACCTTCGCGCAACGCCTGCGTCGCGTGCTTATTCCACTCGCAATGCCGGGTCTCGCCGCCTCAGGTCTTTTTGCCTTCATCGCCGCCTGGGGTGACTTTCTTCTGCCACTGACTTTCATCTCGTCGCCGGAACTGCGGATGCTCCCGCTTGGAATCTACAGTGCCTTTCTGCGCACCAGCGAGATCGACTACGGCCTTCTGGCCGCGATCGCAACCATCTACACCATCCCCGCCATAATCGCTTTTGCCTTCGCACGGCGCTTTCTGGTTCAGACCTTCGGCGGCGGATTGAAGGGATAACACTGATGTCTTCCATTACCCTCAGCAAAATTCGCAAAAGCTTCGGCGCACTCGAGATTATCAAAGGCGTCGACATCTCGATCAAGCAAGGCGAATTCGCAGTCTTTGTCGGCCCTTCCGGCTGCGGCAAGTCCACGCTCCTGCGCATGATCGCGGGCCTGGAATCGATCAGTGGTGGTGAGTTCCGCCTTGATGGCGAGCTCATGAACGATGTCTCGCCGGACAAGCGGGGGCTCGCGATGGTTTTCCAGTCCTACGCGCTTTACCCGCACATGACGGTCGCGGAAAACATCGGCTTTTCCCTTGATCTGAAAGGCGTCGACAAGGCCGACATCAAGCGGAAAGTCGGTGCGGTGGCGGAAAAACTCCAGTTGAGCGCGCTGCTCGATCGCAAGCCTCAGGCGTTGTCCGGCGGTCAGCGTCAGCGGGTGGCGATCGGTCGGGCAATCATAAAAGAGCCCAAGGTGATCCTGTTTGATGAGCCGCTTTCCAATCTGGACGCTGCGTTACGGGTCCAGATGCGCGCGGAGTTACAGGAGCTGCACCGCACGACAGGTTCCACCATCATCTACGTTACCCATGATCAGGTGGAGGCTATGACACTCGCTGATCGTATTGTCGTCCTGAAAGACGGGGAGGTACAGCAGGCGGATCATCCGATCGCACTCTACAAGGAGCCAGACAACCTTTTTGTGGCCCAGTTCATCGGTTCCCCCAGGATGAACGTATTTTCCGCGCATGTCGAAGCTGTAAACGACGCCATCGCCACGATACTGACCGTTGAGGGATGGAGAGTGCGCCTGGAAGGGTTCAAAGAGCTTGTCCCCGGGCGAGCCGTGCAACTTGGACTTCGCCCGGAGGACCTTTCTCTCACAGATCCTTCGGATGCGGACTTTACCGCCGAAACCCTCCTGTCGGAACGTCTCGGTATGGAGACCTATATCTCCTTCAAAACCGACGGCACTCCGGCGATCGCCAGAATTGTCGGAGATCATCGGATCGGAACCGGGGAGCCCGTGCCCCTGAAGATTAACCACCTCGCGTGCCATCTCTTCGACCAATCCGGTCGAGCGATCCAGCGCTTTCAAAATCACTAGATACGGAGAAAACATGCCTCTGAAACTCGGAGTTATTGGCTGTGGCCTGAAGGCCGCTGGCTACGCGCGAGCATGGGTGAAAAGTCCGCTTGCTCCCACCTTCGTCGCCCTGACCGATACCAGCCCCGCTTCGGTAGAACGTTTTGTCGAGATCGTTCGGCAAGGCGGCGAGCCGAAAGTATATGACACGGCCGACGCGCTGCTGGCGTCGGAGGCGGCCAATCTCGATGCCATCTACATCTCAACGCCGCATGCCTTTCACGCCGGCTATGCCAAAGCGGCTCTGGAACATGGGCTGGATCTGCTCCTCGAAAAACCGATGTCGCTCAATTCGCATGAGGCGCGCGAAATTCTGGAGGCCCGTGAACGCGCCGGTCGCCAGGTCGTTGTCGCTTATCAGTCCTCGCTCTCGCCGCTTCTACGGCGCATGCGGGAACGGGCCGATGCCGGTGAATTCGGCGCGCTGCTGGCGGTTCACGGCGAGGTCTGGGAGAATTGGCAAAGCCGCTACGGCACCAGCTGGAAGCAGGTGCCAGCCCTTTCCGGAGGTGGCTTCATCTTCGACACCGGTTCGCATCTTTTTAACGCGGT encodes the following:
- a CDS encoding alpha/beta fold hydrolase; translated protein: MLKNILLAAAASIAVAATGTSIASAQNDAAVKNIVLVHGGFVDGSGWKGVYDILKKDGYTVSIVQNPTTSLADDVAVTKRAIDQLDGPVVLVGHSYGGVVVSEAGTNEKVKSVVYIAAFAPDKGESVSSLIANPPEGASVPPILPPVDGFLFLDKAKFAASFAADVDPETAAFMADSQVPWGVEALAGAVTEPAWKVKPSFYLVASDDHMIPPPAQRLMAKRAGATVTEVPGSHAVYVSNPQAVADVIEKAAKAKK
- a CDS encoding helix-turn-helix transcriptional regulator, producing the protein MTIIDNVIQILPDFLGQLDNFTGLFDVSKRFTISLAAKIGPNEAFHVNRPWIERTPPPALHDHDFFECFWIVTGSCSHFINGAVERVESGGLMFIRPSDRHAFQNTEEAPCRMVNVAFSLETAAHLLDRYVGELAGRYFWTNGRMPAAFRLNATKLRELSALEQILDRGNRSLARIESFLLALMTDLLIDAVDAAPAEAPDWMMRACDAMADPQALRSGVPALVKFSGRSHEHVSRTFRRLLGQTPSAYVNTVRMDHAARHLATSNTPISEIALDCGIDDLSHFYRLFRQIHGISPMRYRRKVHVDLVHPQDATF
- a CDS encoding ABC transporter substrate-binding protein, with protein sequence MLQKVLWASCVLALSVVGTPAFAATVRIAEHRQARIEALKAVIPDIEKQTGVDIELVEYPGPDREYVSKLLTEIAAGAGPDVFSLPSISQVVDFATAGYLQDVTEEVKASDAYSNFYDITKKAATFDDGKIYVMPTMLSVQQLFFRRDILEKAGISTEQPKDWNDLLQRSIDAKAKTGSYALMLPMGVTWGSGSFVESFRFLIAGSSTPQIASAGGKLDLTSKGVGEVFGFYEQMVANKLLPVDPLLGPEPWVIPKYEMFPAGKLLITSCGSWCYIFDWGPKSKNPIPDVTKTVGTWSVPGKDGGQYVMVDLSHPWAVNTSASDPDAAKNVLKAMGSVKLMVSYAANEGNLPSRKDAVDDTEFQKLTALVPLMKDLDRGAYLKSAPGFSTVMEGVGRATEALLLEKADAAGAQKILVDYVKATLGDDVVK
- a CDS encoding carbohydrate ABC transporter permease, translated to MAERTETAKAAASRYGLLLVISLYCIMPFLWLLAAAFDADATLFLKMPAQFSLTNVFRVFLEQDGLRWLMNSLIVCGLSTVLVLFLAGFGGYALSRTQAWWKRPFLYSIILIRVLPTTALIVPLYKVMLSGNQFIASVVRPVVDPEYFRATMRIVGFIDGYFGLIVLMATMHLPLALWIMKTFFDTVPREYEEAAIMDGATFAQRLRRVLIPLAMPGLAASGLFAFIAAWGDFLLPLTFISSPELRMLPLGIYSAFLRTSEIDYGLLAAIATIYTIPAIIAFAFARRFLVQTFGGGLKG
- a CDS encoding carbohydrate ABC transporter permease, whose protein sequence is MSESFRHREVWRNRLLILPSVLLLTAFVIYPAFVAIQTSLTNAALTGPAAMSPRFIGLANYSRLLSDGNFWRSLAITFWFVLFSAVIGQLLLGLLSAILLRRRFALRPLINAIILMPNAVPEVVAALMWASMLAAGEYGTLNNIVAWFGIDPQRWLTTFPLTMIVIINIWRGIGFAMILMTSGLSAISDELYEAAWMDGASASQIFRRITLPLLVPTIFLYLLVSTVSTIGIFGLVFALTRGGPAGATEIIGIYIYNQSFNAYQLGYGSAVAVVVLAFSLVIGMIYVRALKVEV
- a CDS encoding Gfo/Idh/MocA family protein; this encodes MPLKLGVIGCGLKAAGYARAWVKSPLAPTFVALTDTSPASVERFVEIVRQGGEPKVYDTADALLASEAANLDAIYISTPHAFHAGYAKAALEHGLDLLLEKPMSLNSHEAREILEARERAGRQVVVAYQSSLSPLLRRMRERADAGEFGALLAVHGEVWENWQSRYGTSWKQVPALSGGGFIFDTGSHLFNAVLQMTGIGYQSVSASLDNRGRDFELVGGVFAKLENGTTVNLTFCGDTIPGCESCLTLFYERAILRVDIWGKWSELRQGQISIRETAGEDLNAVLEIFADTCAGRRANPSTAERSLHLAELWDLIKQSSQHGGERLTLQTKPGDLK
- a CDS encoding ABC transporter ATP-binding protein, with protein sequence MSSITLSKIRKSFGALEIIKGVDISIKQGEFAVFVGPSGCGKSTLLRMIAGLESISGGEFRLDGELMNDVSPDKRGLAMVFQSYALYPHMTVAENIGFSLDLKGVDKADIKRKVGAVAEKLQLSALLDRKPQALSGGQRQRVAIGRAIIKEPKVILFDEPLSNLDAALRVQMRAELQELHRTTGSTIIYVTHDQVEAMTLADRIVVLKDGEVQQADHPIALYKEPDNLFVAQFIGSPRMNVFSAHVEAVNDAIATILTVEGWRVRLEGFKELVPGRAVQLGLRPEDLSLTDPSDADFTAETLLSERLGMETYISFKTDGTPAIARIVGDHRIGTGEPVPLKINHLACHLFDQSGRAIQRFQNH
- a CDS encoding MarR family winged helix-turn-helix transcriptional regulator: MTDAPTLPLDSQLCFSIYSAAIAINRAYKPMLDALGVTYTQYLALSALWERDGLSISAIADRLGLEPSTITPAVKRLEAAGFLSRRRSTTDERLVEVFLTPKGTELQPKTGCLTDALLRRSGFTIPQMIDLNEKVQSLRDGLVRASTEQP
- a CDS encoding 3-hydroxyacyl-CoA dehydrogenase NAD-binding domain-containing protein encodes the protein MTVTIAREDTIAVVTVDNPPVNALSQALRQALVDTVAELDADAGVKAVVLLCAGRTFIAGADVSEFDKPPLPPHLPDVVASIENAKKPWVAAIHGSALGGGLEVTLGCAYRVALSTASLGLPEVKLGIIPGAGGTVRLPRLIGAAAAVDLVTSGSPVGVKRARDLGLIDAVIDSDLRAGAIAFAKSVAEEPLPQPISSRAVPAVETGFWESAEKAVAAKARREVAPLRALASIRKASEAEFADAMAFERETFLELRGSSQATALRHVFFAERAAPRPPELSGITPRDIRSAAVIGGGTMGAGIAAALLDAGLPVTLIERDTAAVERGLANIRSIFEGSVKRGRITKDVADQRTASVIGSDDYGLLADTDLVIEAVFEDLAVKRAVFEKLSDICRPDAVLATNTSYLDPDAISEGVRQPERFLGLHFFSPAHVMKLLEIVPTATTSPEVLATGFALARLLGKIPVRAGICDGFIGNRILKVTRAQAERLLLSGATPSAVDAAMRAFGLPMGPFEAQDLGGLDIAAFQRKAARARGETPFAPVADRLCAIERFGQKSGGGWYDYLPVDRAPKPSETVAAIIAEEMGGRTQRVWDEASIADAIILPMVNEAMRILEEHIALRSADIDLVKIHGYGFPRWRGGPMHYAGERGLGEVVAVLDRLSAEGLAEPPCDGLRRAATQPAL